The genomic region CCTGGCCGGGCCGGACTTACCGAGCACCCTTACCTCGATCTTGTCGGAAACGAGTATTATCTCCCCATCCCTTATGCGTTTTGACGGGTTAACGAGCGCGGTGAGCTTTTCACCCCGGGTATCAAGAAGGAATATCTCGACCTGGCCGCCGCTTTCCCTCCTGCCGTAGAACCTGACCGGAACGACCTTAGTGTCGTTCACTACCAGGCAGTCTCCCGGGTCCAGAAAAGACAATATGTCAGAAAAGGTCTTTTCGTCCACGGTCCCGGCTATCCGATCCACGACCATAAGCCTGGACGTGTCCCTTTCAGAGAGCGGTCTCTGGGCGATAAGTCCCTTAGGCAGGGAATACTGGAATTCCGAAAGCCGCATAAGACGTCTTACACCTTCCCCGCGAATATTCTCCGCACCTTATCGAACCGCGTGATCTCGGTGTTCGGATAATAAAATTTCAATATCTTTTCGGCCCCCCAACGGTCGAACGCCAGCTTTAAAGCTCCCCATTGGCACATACCGACCCCGTGCCCCCACCCGTATCCGCTGAAAAGGTAAAAACGCGGATACTTCTTTATGTTCATGTTAAGGCTTTTAAGGTACTTGCGCCCTACAGCGGACCTGAGATCATCCCCGCCGATCTCAAGCCACCTGTTCCAGGACCTTATCCTTATGGACACCACTCTTCCGGAATCATCCCTGGGGCCTATCTTTATGTCATCTATCCTGTCCACGTCATACCCTCTGGCCTTAAGGCCCTCAAGTATGGTAGCTGTCGGTATCTTTGCCTGCCATCGGAAGTGCGGCGACCAGCGACACCAGCGGCATTTTACGCCCTCAAGGAGCGCCATGCGCTTCCCCCATACCCGGGATGAATCCTGGGTATGACCGCCGCAACATGAATGGAAATACGCGGGAAAAACCACCCCGTCACGCGCCAACACCTGGCCACGCGTGGCGTCCACGGCGCCCGAGGTACGCCACCTTTCCGCGGACCTGCCGCCATACACCTGTGAAAAGGTATCGTTGGTAACATCGAATTCCCTGTTCTTACGGCGTATGGTCTCATAAACAGTAAAGCTTCTGGAGGCTATGGCCTGCGCCTTAAGGGCCGCGAAGGGCCAGAAACTGTTCATTTCCCTGGGAACAACCCCCTTCAGGTAATCCTCGATGTCCACCCTGTTGATGATATCCATTCTCTCTTCGTTCCTGATGATCTCGATGTTACCTCGATATACCACGTTATCGACGCGTATCCCCTTGTTCCTGTAGGGATATATCCTTATACGGTCCAGCTCATACAGGTGCCCCTCCAAAGCTATCCCTCTCCTCGGCGCCCGCGCGGTAACCCCGTCATGTATATCCAGCTTGTCGTCCAGGATCTTGCCTCTGACCACATCGACCAGTTTGCATGGCCCGTTGGATGCTATTATGGCGCTATCGGCGTTGTGTGCTATGCGTACGCGCACAATAACACCACGTTCACCGCCGACCCGGCCTGGAAGGACAAAGAAGAATTTAAGGATGGATATCGCCAGTAATATCCCAATGAGTATGTATGAGATCTTTTTTATCGTCATCTTATTATGGGTCCCCACGCCGGGCCGAAAACACAGGTTCATCTTTTAGAAAAAATACTGAACA from Candidatus Omnitrophota bacterium harbors:
- a CDS encoding SpoIID/LytB domain-containing protein, with the translated sequence MTIKKISYILIGILLAISILKFFFVLPGRVGGERGVIVRVRIAHNADSAIIASNGPCKLVDVVRGKILDDKLDIHDGVTARAPRRGIALEGHLYELDRIRIYPYRNKGIRVDNVVYRGNIEIIRNEERMDIINRVDIEDYLKGVVPREMNSFWPFAALKAQAIASRSFTVYETIRRKNREFDVTNDTFSQVYGGRSAERWRTSGAVDATRGQVLARDGVVFPAYFHSCCGGHTQDSSRVWGKRMALLEGVKCRWCRWSPHFRWQAKIPTATILEGLKARGYDVDRIDDIKIGPRDDSGRVVSIRIRSWNRWLEIGGDDLRSAVGRKYLKSLNMNIKKYPRFYLFSGYGWGHGVGMCQWGALKLAFDRWGAEKILKFYYPNTEITRFDKVRRIFAGKV